Genomic DNA from Chlorogloeopsis sp. ULAP01:
ATTATTATTTCCTCAAGATTTAAACTGTTCATTTTACTATAAATTAGAATTATTTCTCATAAATCGTGATATAAAAATGCTACAACAATATGAAAGAAGAGTTACAGCATAAGTTTTATATCAGCACTGATAAAACAAAATTAGATATAAGAATGATTCATGGTTTCTTAAAAGATTCCTATTGGGCTGAAAATATACCATTAGCGATTGTAGAAAAGGCAGTTCAAAATTCTTTATGTTTTGGACTGTATGAAAGCAACAAACAAGTTGGTTTTGCCAGAGTCATTACTGACTATGCAACTTCTGCGTTATTAAAAGATGTTTTCATATTAGAGCCTTATCGCGGACAGGGTTTAGGAAAATGGTTTGTTGAGTTTATTTTGGAATATCCAGAACTGCAAGACGTGCAAAGGTGGCTGTTAGGAACAAAGGATGCTCATGGGCTTTACCGTCGCTATGGTTTTAAAAATTTAACAGAACCAGAAAGAATTATGATGCGTTTAAATGTTCCTGCGTATCAGCACTAAGATAGGCGATCGCTAAAAGCATACAGCAGGTATTAGGTTCCTCTGTGGATTAATAAATCAGATTTCCACTTATTTAAAGAGATAATAGTGGGGAACAGGTTGAAACTACACTTTTTCCATCGCCAGCTACTCCTAAGCGCTATAAGATTATTGGCGATCGCCTACATTTCAACTTGTCTGTTCTTGTTTTGTCGCCAGCATTACCTGATATTTCAAGGTGCGCGATTCCTACGGCATAACGCACCCTACAATTAATTTATATTTATTCATATACGTCGAATTTCTCTTGCCCACTTACTTATTAATTTTGACACTATTATTGTAGTAAAATTAAAAACTTTATTTAAAAGTCGTATTTATACTGATAACAAATATTGATTGGTTGGGAACACTAAATAAAAGAAGAGTATATTTATTACCTTCCTAAGTAGTGTCTTGATAGTAAGATTGCAATTAAATATGCAATTAGAATTTGTTTTAATTCTTTTTATATGGCTTTACTTTTCAATTTTTTGCCATGAAATGGGACATTTTCTCACAGCTAAGATAGTAGGTTTTAATCCATATCTTGTTAAAATAGGAATGGGCAAAAAAATCTTGCAATTCAAGCTATTTAGCTCTGTAATTGAGTTTGGAAGTATTCCTGGTGGCGGTATAACTTATATATCTAATTTAGAACTAAAATGGCTCAAGTCGAAACTTATACTTATGTATTTAGGTGGGCCAATTGTTAATTTTATTCTTTTTTTTGCACTCACAAAACTTTCTAACTACTATGATGGTGAAATTTTAGTTGATGTAAGTTTTGTAGAAATCATAAATTTTTTAGCTTATATAGAAATTTTACTATTTATTTTTAATATTTTACCGTTAGAAGCTAAACAGTATGGCATGAATGTTGGAAGTGATGGTAAACAAGTAATAGATGCTTTAACTAAAAGCAATCAGCAGTTTATTCAAAAACTATTAGGATTATCAAGATACACATCAAAACAAGATAATTCTTCAAATCAATTTTTCAACAATGATTTAAAAAGTTTACAGTTACTATTTAAAGCACAAGCTCAAATTAATAGACAAAATTTTGATGATGCAGTTGAATTACTGGAGTTACTTTTAAATAATTCTCATTTTATAACAAGAGATAAAATTTATATTATCGACATTTTAGCTTCTATTGTGATAAATCATGGAGAAAATAAATATCTACAAAAAGCTGATAAATGGTCAGGAGAAGCACTTTTATTAGCTAATGATATCAAGACTGTGCAGGGAACGAGAGGTTCTATTCTGATAGAATTAGGTAGATATAATGAAGGTAAAGAAATGCTTTTACCTTTAACGGAAGCAGGCAATGATACTATCGATATAGTAGTTAGTTGTTGCTATATTGCTAAAGCAGATTACTTTTTGGGTAATGAAGAGCAGGCAAAAAAT
This window encodes:
- a CDS encoding GNAT family N-acetyltransferase codes for the protein MKEELQHKFYISTDKTKLDIRMIHGFLKDSYWAENIPLAIVEKAVQNSLCFGLYESNKQVGFARVITDYATSALLKDVFILEPYRGQGLGKWFVEFILEYPELQDVQRWLLGTKDAHGLYRRYGFKNLTEPERIMMRLNVPAYQH
- a CDS encoding M50 family metallopeptidase; amino-acid sequence: MQLEFVLILFIWLYFSIFCHEMGHFLTAKIVGFNPYLVKIGMGKKILQFKLFSSVIEFGSIPGGGITYISNLELKWLKSKLILMYLGGPIVNFILFFALTKLSNYYDGEILVDVSFVEIINFLAYIEILLFIFNILPLEAKQYGMNVGSDGKQVIDALTKSNQQFIQKLLGLSRYTSKQDNSSNQFFNNDLKSLQLLFKAQAQINRQNFDDAVELLELLLNNSHFITRDKIYIIDILASIVINHGENKYLQKADKWSGEALLLANDIKTVQGTRGSILIELGRYNEGKEMLLPLTEAGNDTIDIVVSCCYIAKADYFLGNEEQAKNWLKKAKKVGAGSPTLHQIISRIQREINCFV